In Betaproteobacteria bacterium, the DNA window TTGAAACTCAAACAGGTCACGGGTAAGAGCCCGGATTAATTCACGAGAAAGGACGGAAGATGGCAACTGGTACGGTCAAGTGGTTCAACGACGCCAAGGGCTTTGGCTTCATCACGCCAGACGATGGTGGCGAGGATTTGTTTGCGCATTTCTCCTCCATCAACATGTCCGGTTTCAAGACCCTGAAGGAGGGTCAGAAGGTCTCTTTCGAAGTCACCGAGGGCCCCAAGGGCAAACAGGCGTCAAACATCCAGTCCTCTTCGAAGTAACCCCAGCACACGGGACGACGGCACCCCCGCCGTCCCGGTTCCTTCCTGCTCCTCCACTTTGCTGCTCTTGCACCATCCGGAGGCGCAGTTTTCCGGATAACTCCCCCTTATGGTGCGTAGGACAGCGGCGGTCCGCTTCGCATGCCCTCAACTCGCCGCAACGCGTTGTGGCCGCGCCTCCTCCAACCTGGAGCGTATGCTCCTGCAGAAACGGATGTCGTGCGGATAGGGAAAGAAGTCGTCCACGTCTCCGCCCCGGATGTGCTGCTGACAGACCTGCCAGAACTCCGGCGTCAGCAGGTCCGCGTGGTCGTTCATGAAGACTGAGCGCACCTCGCGGTTGGAAAGGAGGAACGTCGCAAACTCCTCCGGAAACACGTCGTTGCGGGCGACCGGATACCAGACCTCGCCGGACATCTCCAGCTCTTCGGTGGGCGCCTCGGGAATGTGGCGGAAATTGCAGTCCGTCAGATACTCGATCTCGTCGTAATCGTAGAAAACGACCCGCCCGTAACGGGTGACGCCGAAGTTCTTCCACAGCAGATCACCCGGGAAGATGTTGGCGTAGGCGAGTTCGCGGATGGCGTTGCCGTACTCGCGCACCGCCGCCTCCCGCTCGGCGCGTCCCGCCCGATCCAGATAGATGTTGAGCGGCACCATGCGCCGTTCGATGTAGCAGTGCTTGATCACGATCGCGTCGCCCTCTTCTTCCAGCAGCGACGGCGCGTGCCGGCGCAACTGCTCGAGCAGAGCCGGCGTGAAGCGCGCCACGGGCAGCGCCACGTCCGAGAACTCCATGGTGTCCGCCATCCGCCCGACCCGGTCGTGATGCTTGACCAGCAGGTACTTCGACTTGACGGTTTCGCGATCGACCTCCTTCGGTGGCTGGATGGTGTCCCGAATCACCTTGAACACGTAGGAGAACGAAGGCAGGGTGAAAACCAGCATCACGAGCCCGGGAATGCCGGGAGCGAGATCGAAGGTGTCGCGCGAATGCCGCAGGTGATAGAGGAGATCGCGATAGAAGAGGTTCTTCCCCTGCTTTGCCAGCCCCAGCATCGTGTAGAGCTCAGACTGGGGCTTGTTCGGCATCGCGCTTTGCAGGAAGCGGACGTAGTTCGAGGGCACCTCCATGTCGACCATGAAGTAGGCGCGGCTCAGACTGAAGAGCATGCTGATCAGCAACGGCTCGAGCAGGATGGCATCGAGCGCGAGGCGTCCGCTCTCGTCGTGGAGCACCGGCACCACGAACGGGTACTCCTGGTGACCGTTGACGATCTTGCCGATCACGTAAACCGCCTTGTTGCGGTAGAAACCCGACGCCAGGACCTTGATCTGGAAGTTCGGCTCCGGCTCCGGCCAGTGTCCCAGGTGCAGCCGGATCGCCTCGATCGCTGCGCCCACGTCGCGATCGAGATCGGCGAAGGGGCACCGCCAGCCGAAGTCGAGGAAAATCTGCCGGAACGTCTCGTAGAGGGTCGCGATGCTCGGGTAATAGGTGCGATAGGCGGGCGGGTCCGATTCCAGGTACTCGGTCGAGATCGCCGGTCGCACGAAGATGAAGTCGTTCTGGAAGTAGGTGCGATGCAGGATCTTGCACGAGACCGAGTTGAAGAAGGTCTCGGCGCACTCGGGCTGCTTGTGATCGGTGAGGAGCCCGATGTAGAGCAGCTTCGCCTGCTGCCAGGTGTTGTGGTCGAGCAGGTCAGCGCGGAACTCCGTGCGCAGGCGCTCCACGCACTCGTTGACGCGGTCGTCGTAATACTGGATGCGATCGCGCACGGCGGCCTGCTGCGCCGGCCAGTCGCGGCGTTCAAAGCGCTCCTTGGCGGCGCAGCTCACTTCCCGGAACAGCCGGTAGTGCTTGTTGAAACCGTCGATCAGCGCCATGGCGATTGCCTGCGCCACCGGATTCTCGCCGGCAGGCAGCAACGCCGCGC includes these proteins:
- a CDS encoding cold-shock protein codes for the protein MATGTVKWFNDAKGFGFITPDDGGEDLFAHFSSINMSGFKTLKEGQKVSFEVTEGPKGKQASNIQSSSK
- the aceK gene encoding bifunctional isocitrate dehydrogenase kinase/phosphatase, with product MNKTWQPAARAALLPAGENPVAQAIAMALIDGFNKHYRLFREVSCAAKERFERRDWPAQQAAVRDRIQYYDDRVNECVERLRTEFRADLLDHNTWQQAKLLYIGLLTDHKQPECAETFFNSVSCKILHRTYFQNDFIFVRPAISTEYLESDPPAYRTYYPSIATLYETFRQIFLDFGWRCPFADLDRDVGAAIEAIRLHLGHWPEPEPNFQIKVLASGFYRNKAVYVIGKIVNGHQEYPFVVPVLHDESGRLALDAILLEPLLISMLFSLSRAYFMVDMEVPSNYVRFLQSAMPNKPQSELYTMLGLAKQGKNLFYRDLLYHLRHSRDTFDLAPGIPGLVMLVFTLPSFSYVFKVIRDTIQPPKEVDRETVKSKYLLVKHHDRVGRMADTMEFSDVALPVARFTPALLEQLRRHAPSLLEEEGDAIVIKHCYIERRMVPLNIYLDRAGRAEREAAVREYGNAIRELAYANIFPGDLLWKNFGVTRYGRVVFYDYDEIEYLTDCNFRHIPEAPTEELEMSGEVWYPVARNDVFPEEFATFLLSNREVRSVFMNDHADLLTPEFWQVCQQHIRGGDVDDFFPYPHDIRFCRSIRSRLEEARPQRVAAS